A genomic stretch from Candidatus Poribacteria bacterium includes:
- a CDS encoding aminopeptidase P N-terminal domain-containing protein, with amino-acid sequence MHENRRRALMEKIAGGVAIFPSALQAMRTHSTEYRYRQDANFYYLTGFEEPEAVCVIAPDHPEHQYILFVRPRVPEQEVWTGKRAGVEGAKEHFGADEAYPIEEFDEKISEYIGTSDRLYYGFGADHTFNQKIVELLKGYRRHRLREGTGLTTMIDPTDILAEMRLVKDETELERIRKAVDISVEAHTAAMQAVRPGMYEYELESLIDSIYRKNGGTGPAFLTIVAKGANATTLHYTTNDCQIEDGDMVLIDAGCEYQYYCGDITRTFPANGKFTDVQRAIYEAVLDVQCEIIESVRPGVSIGDPAQKAVEMLTEAMIELGLLVGEKEKIIEEQEYQKFYMHSVGHMLGAEVHDVAKTREGEDYKTFQPGMVMTVEPGLYIDPDSENVPTEYLGIGVRIEDNILVTESGCEVLTAGVPKTPDEIEKLTA; translated from the coding sequence ATGCACGAGAATAGACGTAGGGCACTTATGGAAAAAATAGCGGGGGGGGTGGCAATCTTTCCAAGCGCGTTGCAAGCGATGCGTACACACTCGACCGAATATAGATACCGCCAAGACGCAAATTTCTACTATTTGACCGGCTTCGAGGAACCGGAGGCGGTCTGCGTCATAGCCCCAGATCACCCTGAACATCAATATATATTATTTGTTCGTCCCCGTGTTCCGGAACAGGAGGTCTGGACTGGAAAGCGTGCTGGTGTCGAGGGTGCAAAGGAACACTTCGGCGCAGATGAAGCCTATCCTATTGAAGAATTTGACGAAAAAATATCCGAATATATCGGTACTTCGGATCGACTCTATTACGGATTCGGTGCGGACCATACCTTTAATCAGAAAATTGTCGAACTACTCAAGGGATATAGACGGCATCGCCTGCGCGAGGGAACAGGACTGACCACGATGATTGACCCCACCGACATCCTCGCAGAGATGCGTCTCGTTAAAGATGAAACTGAACTTGAACGAATTCGTAAAGCGGTAGACATCAGTGTTGAAGCGCACACCGCAGCGATGCAGGCAGTTCGTCCCGGCATGTACGAATATGAGCTAGAAAGTCTAATTGACTCAATCTACCGGAAAAATGGTGGCACGGGTCCCGCATTCCTTACAATTGTAGCAAAAGGTGCAAACGCAACCACACTGCACTATACGACGAACGATTGTCAAATCGAAGATGGCGATATGGTACTCATTGATGCAGGGTGTGAATACCAATACTATTGCGGAGATATTACGCGGACATTCCCCGCCAATGGGAAGTTTACGGATGTCCAGCGCGCAATCTACGAAGCAGTGCTTGATGTCCAGTGTGAGATTATCGAGAGCGTTCGTCCCGGTGTTTCGATCGGCGATCCTGCTCAGAAGGCAGTAGAGATGTTAACCGAAGCAATGATAGAGTTGGGATTATTGGTAGGAGAGAAAGAGAAGATAATCGAGGAACAGGAGTATCAGAAATTTTATATGCACAGCGTGGGACACATGCTGGGAGCGGAGGTTCACGACGTAGCAAAGACGCGGGAGGGCGAAGACTACAAAACCTTCCAACCGGGAATGGTCATGACCGTCGAACCGGGGCTTTATATTGACCCCGATAGCGAGAATGTCCCGACGGAGTATCTGGGAATTGGAGTGCGGATTGAGGACAATATTCTAGTTACCGAATCCGGCTGTGAAGTCCTGACCGCAGGTGTGCCAAAAACACCTGATGAAATTGAGAAGCTGACGGCGTAA